From Permianibacter aggregans, a single genomic window includes:
- the phaR gene encoding polyhydroxyalkanoate synthesis repressor PhaR, with amino-acid sequence MNDVRIIKKYPNRRLYDTAISSYITLHDIKELVMSYTPFKVVDAKTSDDLTRATLLQIISEEEEKGTPIFSTDILLHCIRMYGDSMQAMAGRFLEQSMKLFENTRRDATDPMKAMWQANPLQFMQSMAEQNLNMLRTMQRNFFNPEPRANKNEEATEESDKS; translated from the coding sequence ATGAACGACGTCAGAATCATCAAAAAATACCCAAACCGTCGTCTCTACGATACGGCCATCAGCAGTTACATCACCTTGCATGACATAAAAGAATTGGTGATGAGCTACACGCCGTTCAAAGTCGTAGACGCGAAAACGAGCGACGATTTGACCCGCGCCACGTTGCTGCAGATCATTTCGGAAGAAGAAGAAAAAGGTACACCGATTTTCAGCACCGACATTCTGTTGCATTGCATACGGATGTATGGCGACTCGATGCAGGCAATGGCTGGCCGGTTCCTGGAACAGAGCATGAAACTGTTCGAGAACACCCGCCGTGACGCCACCGACCCGATGAAAGCGATGTGGCAGGCCAATCCGCTGCAATTCATGCAAAGCATGGCCGAGCAAAACCTGAATATGCTGCGCACCATGCAACGCAACTTCTTCAATCCGGAACCACGCGCCAACAAGAACGAAGAAGCCACCGAAGAATCCGACAAGTCCTGA
- a CDS encoding chemotaxis protein CheW — translation MSNTQNDHVLPQEILSFTLGSEEYGINILNVREIRGYTAVTPLADAPAFIKGVINLRGEIVPILDLRIRFGVSQPVYNEFTVVMILQWQQRSVGLVVDSVSDVITISPGQIKPPPNLSAAFDTRYLQGLLAIENRLIVLLDIEGLLSSKDMALIDETDVDREAIEPSNQEQE, via the coding sequence ATGAGCAACACCCAAAATGACCATGTGCTGCCGCAAGAAATTCTGAGCTTTACGCTTGGCAGCGAAGAATACGGTATCAATATTTTAAATGTCCGGGAAATTCGCGGTTACACCGCCGTCACGCCTTTGGCCGATGCCCCGGCGTTTATCAAAGGCGTAATCAATCTGCGCGGTGAAATCGTGCCGATTCTCGATCTACGCATCCGCTTTGGCGTCAGTCAGCCGGTCTACAATGAATTCACCGTCGTGATGATTCTGCAATGGCAACAACGCTCAGTGGGTTTGGTCGTCGACAGCGTTTCCGATGTGATCACGATTAGCCCTGGCCAAATCAAACCGCCGCCAAATCTATCGGCGGCGTTCGACACCCGCTACCTACAGGGATTATTGGCGATTGAGAATCGCTTGATTGTGCTGCTGGATATTGAAGGCTTATTGAGCAGTAAAGACATGGCATTGATCGACGAAACGGATGTGGATCGTGAGGCCATCGAACCATCGAATCAGGAGCAAGAATAA
- a CDS encoding chemotaxis protein CheA, with protein sequence MAVSIDLRQFIDVFFEETDEHLSVMEHLLLSMNRQRPEPGALDAILRAAHSIKGSAGIFGFHALTSLTHVMESLFDRLRRGDIKWRAELAAPLLDATDVLKQLRNSYRAQQQPDLTRCNDACEKLESLIAEHDSEAIPDSDEGYGFFAPSSSVPTSEAYGFFDTPAPANEQPSEPSTIAAPLPEPAAAPATQVETLSEAKKRRSETATIRVHVDKIDQIINLLGELIIAQSMLQQSHAETLAFDSPQQQALNLLERHTRHLQSAVMSIRMVPIAMVFNRFPRVVHDLSMQLGKAVELEFVGEHTELDKNLVEKLSDPLTHLVRNSIDHGIEKPEQRLQQGKPAHGTIKLAAHESSGSIVITISDDGAGLNRQKILNKARMLGLNVSDTTPDKDLWQLLFTPGFSTAEQVTDVSGRGVGMDVVKRNITELNGRVELSSTPGQGTQTTIRLPLTLAILDGMVVAVGEQRFVIPVESIVESLQPQPGDVRAVSGQPQMINVRGQYLPLLQLHQLMNLTPQFSAPEHALIVVLEHEGQRAALQVDELCGQQQVVIKSLETHYKKVANISSATIMGDGRVALILHVEQLLTRTQGGKA encoded by the coding sequence ATGGCAGTCAGCATCGACCTCAGGCAATTCATTGACGTCTTTTTCGAAGAGACCGACGAGCACCTGAGCGTCATGGAACATCTGTTGTTGTCGATGAACCGTCAGCGGCCGGAACCGGGCGCGCTCGATGCCATTCTGCGCGCCGCCCACTCGATCAAAGGCAGTGCCGGCATTTTTGGTTTTCACGCACTGACCTCGTTAACTCACGTCATGGAAAGCCTGTTCGATCGGCTGCGCCGTGGTGACATCAAATGGCGCGCCGAGCTGGCCGCGCCGCTACTTGACGCCACCGACGTTTTGAAGCAATTGCGCAATAGTTACCGGGCGCAACAACAACCGGATTTAACGCGCTGCAACGACGCCTGCGAAAAGTTAGAGTCCTTGATCGCCGAACACGACAGCGAAGCCATTCCGGACAGTGACGAAGGCTATGGTTTTTTCGCGCCCAGCTCATCGGTGCCGACCAGCGAAGCCTACGGATTCTTTGACACCCCCGCCCCGGCAAACGAGCAACCCAGCGAACCCTCAACTATCGCTGCGCCATTACCCGAACCAGCAGCGGCGCCAGCTACTCAGGTTGAAACCTTAAGTGAAGCGAAAAAACGCCGTAGTGAAACGGCGACGATACGAGTCCATGTCGACAAGATTGATCAGATCATCAACCTGCTCGGTGAGCTGATCATTGCGCAATCGATGTTGCAACAGAGCCATGCCGAAACGCTGGCATTCGATTCACCGCAACAACAGGCGCTGAATTTATTGGAGCGCCACACCCGCCATTTGCAAAGCGCCGTCATGTCGATTCGCATGGTGCCGATTGCCATGGTGTTCAATCGTTTTCCACGCGTCGTGCACGATTTATCCATGCAGCTCGGCAAAGCCGTGGAACTGGAATTTGTCGGTGAGCATACCGAACTGGATAAAAACCTGGTGGAAAAACTCAGCGACCCGTTGACTCATCTGGTGCGCAACAGCATCGATCATGGCATTGAGAAACCAGAGCAACGGCTGCAACAGGGCAAGCCCGCACATGGCACGATCAAGCTTGCCGCGCACGAAAGCAGCGGCAGCATTGTCATCACCATCAGCGATGATGGCGCCGGTTTGAATCGGCAGAAAATTCTGAACAAAGCACGCATGCTAGGTCTTAATGTCAGCGACACGACGCCTGATAAGGATCTGTGGCAGTTGTTGTTCACACCAGGTTTTTCCACCGCCGAACAGGTCACCGATGTTTCCGGTCGTGGTGTCGGTATGGATGTCGTCAAACGCAATATCACCGAGCTGAATGGTCGTGTCGAACTCTCCTCGACACCAGGACAGGGCACGCAGACGACGATACGATTGCCGCTAACGCTGGCAATCCTGGACGGCATGGTCGTCGCTGTCGGTGAGCAGCGTTTTGTCATTCCCGTGGAGAGCATTGTTGAGTCGCTGCAGCCACAGCCGGGTGATGTTCGTGCGGTATCCGGTCAACCGCAGATGATCAATGTTCGCGGCCAGTACCTGCCGCTACTGCAACTGCATCAGTTGATGAACCTGACACCGCAATTTTCTGCGCCAGAACACGCGTTGATTGTCGTGCTTGAACATGAAGGTCAGCGTGCTGCCTTGCAGGTCGATGAACTCTGCGGACAACAGCAAGTCGTGATCAAGAGCCTGGAAACGCACTACAAGAAAGTGGCCAATATTTCTTCGGCAACGATCATGGGCGATGGCCGGGTGGCGTTGATCCTGCACGTCGAACAATTGCTGACCCGCACGCAGGGAGGCAAGGCATGA
- a CDS encoding response regulator: protein MKKVLVVDDSASIRQMVGYTLKTAGYEVIDANDGQQGLDKANAETVDAVLTDQNMPVMDGISFIRALRALPQYQRTPILVLTTEASEELKVQGRAAGATGWMVKPFDPNKLLEVMQKVLPE from the coding sequence ATGAAAAAGGTATTGGTCGTAGACGACTCGGCTTCGATTCGACAAATGGTCGGCTACACGCTGAAAACCGCCGGTTATGAAGTGATCGACGCCAACGACGGTCAGCAAGGCCTGGACAAGGCCAACGCCGAAACCGTTGATGCCGTGCTGACCGATCAAAACATGCCGGTGATGGACGGCATCAGTTTTATTCGTGCCTTGCGGGCATTGCCGCAATACCAGCGCACCCCGATTCTGGTGCTGACCACCGAAGCCAGTGAAGAGCTGAAAGTGCAAGGTCGCGCTGCCGGCGCCACCGGCTGGATGGTCAAACCGTTTGATCCCAACAAGCTGCTTGAAGTCATGCAGAAAGTTCTGCCGGAATGA
- a CDS encoding NAD(+) kinase, producing the protein MRFPVIGIIGKPHHQGAAETMLALREFLQARGHQVLTEEVCGKALSLPARERVPILSLGTQCQLVIVVGGDGSMLHAARALSNFDIPVLGINRGHLGFLTDISPLDFREKVTEVLEGQYTIEKRFLLAARVLRHEDPVASSEALNDIVLYPGEISKMIEFEVYVNDQFVYSQRSDGLIVTTPTGSTAYALSAGGAIMHPSLNAVALVPMFPHTLTARPIVLDGDSKIEIVVAASNRTNPQLSCDGQVHIKVQPGDSIVISKKPETLWLVHPEGHDYYHVLRNKLNWGSKL; encoded by the coding sequence TTGCGCTTTCCGGTTATCGGCATCATTGGCAAACCGCACCATCAGGGTGCTGCAGAAACCATGCTGGCTTTGCGGGAATTCCTGCAGGCGCGTGGCCATCAGGTGCTGACCGAAGAAGTCTGTGGCAAGGCGCTGAGCCTGCCGGCCCGCGAACGGGTGCCGATTTTGAGCCTCGGCACCCAGTGCCAGCTGGTCATCGTCGTCGGGGGTGATGGCTCGATGCTGCACGCGGCCCGGGCGCTGTCCAATTTCGATATCCCGGTGCTCGGCATCAACCGTGGTCACCTGGGCTTTCTGACCGATATCTCGCCGCTCGATTTCCGCGAAAAAGTCACCGAGGTGCTGGAAGGCCAATACACCATCGAAAAACGCTTTCTATTGGCGGCACGGGTGCTGCGCCATGAAGACCCGGTGGCCAGTTCCGAAGCGCTGAACGATATCGTGCTCTACCCGGGCGAAATCTCGAAGATGATCGAGTTCGAGGTCTATGTGAACGATCAATTCGTCTACAGCCAGCGCTCGGACGGTTTGATCGTCACGACCCCGACCGGGTCGACGGCCTACGCGCTGTCGGCTGGCGGCGCCATCATGCACCCCAGCCTGAACGCGGTGGCGCTGGTGCCCATGTTTCCGCACACACTGACCGCACGGCCGATTGTGCTCGATGGCGATTCGAAAATCGAAATCGTCGTCGCCGCCAGCAACCGCACCAATCCACAGCTTTCTTGCGACGGGCAGGTACATATCAAAGTGCAGCCGGGCGATTCCATTGTGATCAGCAAAAAGCCGGAAACGCTGTGGCTCGTGCATCCGGAAGGCCACGACTATTACCATGTGCTGCGCAATAAACTGAACTGGGGCAGCAAGCTGTAA
- a CDS encoding SLC13 family permease produces MVFPDWPGIHGFLALALAGVALYLFRREDIRLESSCLFVLIIMATGLTFFPYEGPDGKLDAIGVFQNFGNEAVITICALIMASTGLSRTGALEPLGRILAKFWRFSPSLALLVTLILVSCISPFTNNTPVMIVLIPVLVSLSLRAGESPSSVLLPVNHATLLGGSITTIGTSTNLLVVDMATRQGLPHFDIFSFAVPAAIGAGIGITYLWLIAPRLLPPRKVVVQTVPRLYSAQLHVSAKSFCAGRTVKEVSKKVGKNLKIEKILRGEDITIQAVPQAMICEGDRLFVLARAEHLKEFERVLHVTLIPGKLKNRDTEAIPSEDQQLAEVVIPPNSTLVNSTLKDARFLERYRVACLALHREGARLDLPERSLSDEPLHVGDVLLMQGGTEQMRKIKHAGDLLVLDGTLDLPRTRQAPLAVLIMVLVVASAAMEWLPISIAALFGVLLMVMTRCMHWHEAVQSLSLQVVLVMVTSLSLGNTILYTGAADFIAKLFVTLSFGAPVVVILSIMMLLTAMFTNIVDNNAAAVIGTPIAIIVAQQLGVDPVPFVVATLLAANLSMATPMAYKTNILIWNAGGYLFNDFVRAGLPLLLLLWFTYSIVVPWYYGLL; encoded by the coding sequence ATGGTATTTCCAGACTGGCCCGGCATACACGGCTTTCTGGCGCTGGCACTGGCCGGCGTCGCGCTGTATTTATTTCGGCGCGAAGATATCCGTCTGGAATCGAGTTGCCTGTTCGTACTGATCATCATGGCCACCGGCCTGACGTTTTTCCCGTACGAAGGCCCGGACGGCAAACTCGACGCGATCGGTGTGTTCCAGAATTTTGGCAACGAAGCGGTGATCACGATATGCGCACTGATCATGGCCAGCACCGGTTTGTCGCGCACCGGCGCGCTGGAACCGCTGGGCCGCATTCTCGCCAAGTTCTGGCGTTTTAGTCCGAGCCTGGCGCTGCTGGTGACCTTGATCCTCGTGTCCTGCATCAGCCCATTCACCAATAACACACCGGTGATGATCGTGCTGATTCCGGTATTGGTCAGCTTGAGTTTGCGCGCCGGTGAGTCACCGAGTTCGGTATTGCTGCCGGTCAATCACGCGACACTGCTTGGCGGCAGCATCACGACCATCGGCACCTCGACCAATCTGCTGGTGGTCGACATGGCAACCCGGCAGGGCTTGCCGCATTTCGATATTTTTTCGTTCGCGGTGCCGGCCGCGATCGGCGCCGGTATCGGCATCACCTATTTGTGGCTGATTGCGCCGCGCCTGCTGCCACCACGCAAAGTGGTCGTGCAAACGGTGCCGCGTTTGTACAGCGCGCAATTGCATGTGTCGGCAAAAAGTTTCTGCGCTGGCCGCACCGTCAAAGAGGTCAGCAAAAAAGTCGGCAAGAATTTGAAGATCGAAAAAATTCTGCGTGGCGAAGACATCACGATCCAGGCGGTACCGCAGGCGATGATTTGCGAAGGCGATCGTCTGTTTGTGCTGGCCCGTGCTGAGCACCTGAAAGAATTCGAGCGCGTACTGCATGTCACGCTAATTCCCGGCAAGCTGAAAAACCGCGATACCGAAGCGATACCGAGCGAAGATCAGCAACTGGCCGAAGTGGTCATTCCGCCGAACTCAACGCTGGTCAATTCCACGCTGAAAGATGCCCGCTTTCTTGAGCGCTACCGCGTAGCCTGCCTGGCCTTGCATCGCGAAGGCGCACGCTTGGATTTGCCGGAGCGTTCACTGTCTGATGAACCGCTGCATGTTGGTGATGTCTTGCTGATGCAGGGTGGCACCGAGCAGATGCGCAAAATCAAACATGCCGGCGACTTGCTGGTGCTGGACGGTACACTTGATTTGCCGCGTACCCGGCAAGCGCCATTGGCCGTGCTGATCATGGTGTTGGTGGTGGCCTCGGCGGCCATGGAATGGTTGCCGATCAGTATCGCGGCGCTGTTTGGCGTGCTGCTGATGGTGATGACCCGCTGTATGCACTGGCATGAAGCAGTGCAGAGCCTGAGCTTGCAGGTGGTGCTGGTCATGGTCACCAGCCTGTCGCTTGGCAATACCATTTTGTATACCGGTGCCGCCGATTTCATTGCCAAATTGTTCGTGACCTTGAGTTTCGGGGCGCCGGTCGTGGTGATTTTGTCGATCATGATGCTGCTGACTGCGATGTTCACCAATATCGTTGACAATAACGCCGCAGCCGTGATCGGCACACCAATTGCCATCATCGTCGCCCAACAGCTGGGCGTCGACCCGGTGCCGTTTGTCGTCGCGACGCTGTTGGCCGCGAACCTCAGCATGGCGACACCGATGGCCTACAAAACCAATATTCTGATCTGGAATGCCGGCGGTTATCTGTTTAATGACTTTGTTCGTGCCGGTCTGCCGCTGCTGTTATTGCTGTGGTTTACCTACTCTATCGTCGTACCTTGGTACTATGGTTTGCTCTGA
- a CDS encoding ATP-binding SpoIIE family protein phosphatase — protein MATALTILVVEDDPLQNEVLCTFIASNGHQALAAFNGSDALARFSEVLPDIVLIDYDLPDINGEQLVAALRAKAERWVPILFLSATHSVEVQRDCLLAGGDDFITKPFDYPLLAAKIAAMCRIALLQKHIGEQNEQLSDHINRAKQENEAARYLYDRLIRSQHPPPEYAQHYVLPAEQFSGDLLAFNVGPNGHLYWLLSDATGHGLSAAISLIPVTQVFYSMTSKGYLLNAIIGEMHKQLRQYIPAHRFVCTLAIELDPDRNSLMIWNGGMPDALLTNGEGALHRRFCSLHLPLGLQGASGFDNQVEQCQYPDGAILFACSDGLPEARNTSGEEFGTTRIENVLLGHDGPAEMATLQQRLQRFLQQQPAHDDVAMLWLRLPTSRAMPTSHNAGAERQRLAACEWRLRLSGLQLQHLDPVPLATEWLNRIGLAANVLGTAHTILVELVNNAIDHGLLELSSALKEGEDGFSVYFAARQQRLSELRHGELKLDLAIEPRFDRWQLRIQVTDSGKGYDVAALREGPVQSLTAKSGRGLKLVHQLSDEVEILPTGNACIAILRL, from the coding sequence ATGGCTACGGCACTGACCATTCTGGTCGTTGAAGACGACCCATTGCAGAACGAGGTGCTGTGCACGTTCATTGCGTCGAACGGCCATCAGGCCCTGGCCGCGTTCAATGGCAGCGATGCGCTGGCCCGCTTCAGCGAAGTCCTGCCGGATATCGTGCTGATCGATTACGACCTGCCGGACATTAATGGCGAGCAACTGGTCGCGGCGTTACGGGCAAAAGCCGAGCGCTGGGTGCCGATTCTGTTCCTGAGCGCCACTCATTCGGTCGAGGTGCAGCGCGATTGCCTGCTGGCCGGCGGCGACGACTTCATCACCAAGCCGTTCGATTACCCGCTGCTGGCTGCCAAGATCGCTGCGATGTGCCGGATTGCGCTGCTGCAGAAACACATCGGCGAACAAAACGAACAGCTCTCCGACCATATCAACCGGGCCAAGCAGGAAAACGAAGCGGCCCGCTATCTCTACGACCGACTGATCCGCAGCCAGCACCCGCCGCCGGAATATGCACAACACTACGTGCTGCCAGCCGAACAGTTCAGCGGCGATTTGCTGGCGTTCAATGTCGGCCCGAATGGACATTTGTACTGGCTGCTTTCCGATGCCACCGGTCATGGCCTGTCAGCCGCGATTTCGCTGATCCCGGTCACGCAAGTGTTTTACTCAATGACCAGCAAAGGCTATTTGCTCAACGCCATCATTGGCGAAATGCACAAGCAACTGCGCCAGTACATCCCGGCCCATCGCTTTGTGTGCACCTTGGCCATCGAACTCGACCCCGACCGCAACAGCCTGATGATCTGGAATGGAGGTATGCCCGATGCCTTGCTGACCAATGGCGAAGGCGCCCTGCATCGGCGCTTTTGCTCGCTGCATCTGCCACTTGGTTTGCAGGGTGCCAGTGGTTTCGATAACCAGGTCGAGCAATGCCAGTACCCGGACGGCGCCATACTGTTTGCCTGTTCCGATGGCTTGCCGGAAGCGCGCAATACCAGCGGCGAGGAATTCGGCACCACCCGCATTGAGAATGTGCTGCTCGGCCATGATGGCCCGGCCGAAATGGCCACGCTGCAACAGCGCCTGCAGCGCTTTCTGCAACAGCAGCCAGCCCATGATGATGTCGCGATGCTCTGGCTGCGCTTGCCAACATCTCGGGCCATGCCGACCAGTCACAACGCCGGCGCCGAGCGCCAACGTCTGGCCGCCTGCGAATGGCGACTACGGCTCTCGGGGCTGCAATTGCAGCATCTCGACCCGGTGCCGCTCGCGACTGAATGGCTGAATCGGATCGGTCTCGCGGCCAATGTGCTCGGCACCGCCCATACCATTCTGGTCGAGCTGGTCAATAACGCCATCGATCATGGCTTACTGGAGCTGTCCAGCGCGCTGAAAGAGGGCGAAGACGGCTTCTCAGTGTATTTTGCGGCGCGCCAACAACGGCTCAGCGAATTGCGCCATGGTGAACTGAAACTGGATTTGGCCATTGAGCCGCGCTTCGATCGCTGGCAGCTGCGCATCCAGGTCACCGACAGCGGCAAAGGCTACGACGTCGCGGCGCTGCGTGAAGGACCGGTGCAAAGCCTGACGGCCAAGTCCGGACGCGGTCTGAAGCTGGTGCATCAACTCAGCGATGAAGTGGAGATTTTGCCGACCGGCAACGCCTGCATCGCCATCCTTCGGCTTTAA
- a CDS encoding efflux RND transporter periplasmic adaptor subunit, whose translation MRTLSLLASLLLVVACSPNAEHTTPARPVRTVVATVEQLAPEVSYSGEVVARYVTPLSFRVNGKLAERRVDVGSRVKPGQTLARLELEDLNLNAASQQAARHAAESELARAKAEYDRYVQLREKKLVSELDFKRIETALRVAEAQYEQALAQSRVFDNQASYGQLTADAAGVITAIQAEVGQVVGAGQPVMTLAKAGEREITIDVPESRIDELKKAAEILITLWANPDVAYKGKVREIAPDADRVTRTYTTRISILNPDDAVQLGMTATVSLKGVANAGIKLPLTALYQIGAKPMVWIVGNDEKVSLREVSIGQFYDNDVVILSGLNGGERVVTAGVNRLVEGQHVALMEAP comes from the coding sequence ATGCGCACGCTTTCTCTGCTGGCGTCACTGCTACTCGTGGTGGCTTGCTCACCGAACGCCGAACACACCACACCGGCCAGACCGGTCCGTACCGTTGTCGCCACGGTGGAACAACTGGCGCCAGAAGTCAGTTACTCCGGTGAAGTCGTGGCCCGCTATGTCACCCCGCTGTCGTTCCGGGTCAATGGCAAGCTGGCCGAGCGACGAGTGGATGTTGGCAGCCGGGTCAAGCCAGGGCAGACGTTGGCGCGTTTGGAGCTGGAAGATTTGAATTTGAACGCGGCCAGCCAGCAGGCGGCGCGTCATGCCGCCGAGTCGGAGCTGGCCAGAGCCAAGGCCGAATACGACCGCTATGTGCAGCTACGCGAGAAGAAGTTGGTCAGCGAGCTCGATTTCAAACGCATTGAAACCGCGTTGCGAGTCGCTGAGGCACAGTATGAGCAAGCGCTGGCGCAAAGCCGGGTGTTCGATAATCAGGCCAGCTACGGCCAGTTGACTGCCGATGCCGCTGGTGTGATCACGGCCATTCAGGCCGAAGTCGGGCAGGTGGTCGGCGCTGGCCAGCCGGTGATGACGCTGGCCAAAGCCGGTGAACGAGAAATCACCATCGATGTACCGGAGTCGCGCATCGACGAACTGAAAAAAGCCGCGGAAATCCTGATCACTCTTTGGGCCAATCCGGATGTGGCCTATAAAGGTAAAGTCAGAGAAATTGCCCCGGACGCCGATCGCGTCACCCGTACTTACACGACCCGCATCAGCATTCTCAATCCGGACGACGCCGTACAGCTTGGCATGACCGCGACGGTAAGCCTGAAAGGCGTGGCCAATGCGGGTATCAAGTTGCCCCTGACGGCGCTGTATCAAATTGGTGCCAAGCCAATGGTTTGGATCGTCGGTAATGACGAAAAAGTCAGTTTGCGGGAAGTCAGTATCGGCCAGTTCTACGACAACGACGTGGTGATCTTAAGCGGCCTGAATGGTGGCGAACGGGTGGTTACCGCCGGTGTCAATCGTTTGGTTGAAGGTCAGCACGTTGCCCTGATGGAAGCGCCGTGA